The following coding sequences are from one uncultured Desulfobacter sp. window:
- a CDS encoding GNAT family N-acetyltransferase has protein sequence MQLKIIDRPFEWDRFVMQHPGACFTHLFGWRRVIASVYRHNPLYLAAVKSGQISAMVPLFCFNRPFYPSEWISIPFFDHAGILAKTPEAGHCLVEKAWETLGCKTNAGLSIRQDANVDLSGQILGGRRPKIFTEKRGLAIALAPGPRQMMAAFPAKLRSQINKGIKNGLTWDIGGPTLLPAFYKVFARNMRDLGSPVHSLSFFKTIFSVFPGRAFICVVYHKGTPAAAGFVFRFKNRLFNPWASSVRAFRSLNTNMLLYWQMIRLACSLNLDMFDMGRSSKGAPTFRFKQQWGPKQTPLSWYTWAGDRRRAPAETLVINSWKKLPLGVANLAGPRVRKHISL, from the coding sequence AGGGTGATTGCGTCCGTATACCGGCACAATCCGCTTTACCTGGCTGCCGTGAAAAGCGGTCAAATATCGGCCATGGTTCCCCTGTTTTGCTTCAACCGGCCCTTTTACCCGTCTGAATGGATCTCCATCCCCTTTTTTGACCATGCCGGTATTCTGGCAAAGACGCCGGAGGCCGGACACTGCCTCGTGGAAAAAGCGTGGGAAACGCTTGGCTGCAAAACCAACGCCGGGTTAAGCATCCGGCAGGATGCGAATGTTGACCTGTCCGGGCAAATCCTTGGGGGCCGGCGTCCAAAAATTTTCACCGAAAAGAGAGGGCTGGCCATTGCCCTGGCACCCGGTCCCCGTCAGATGATGGCGGCGTTTCCCGCCAAACTCAGAAGCCAGATCAACAAAGGGATAAAAAACGGACTGACCTGGGATATTGGCGGGCCGACGCTTTTGCCGGCATTTTACAAGGTATTTGCCCGAAACATGCGGGATCTGGGCTCCCCGGTCCATTCCTTGAGCTTTTTTAAAACCATCTTTTCCGTCTTCCCGGGCCGGGCATTCATCTGCGTGGTGTACCACAAAGGGACTCCGGCGGCCGCAGGATTTGTTTTCCGGTTTAAAAACCGACTGTTCAATCCCTGGGCCTCATCGGTTAGAGCGTTCCGGTCCCTGAACACCAATATGCTGCTCTACTGGCAAATGATCCGGCTGGCCTGCAGCCTCAACCTCGACATGTTTGACATGGGCAGATCTTCAAAGGGTGCCCCCACCTTTCGGTTCAAACAACAATGGGGGCCCAAGCAGACACCACTTTCCTGGTATACCTGGGCAGGAGACCGTCGCAGAGCACCGGCGGAGACCCTGGTCATTAATTCCTGGAAAAAACTGCCCCTGGGCGTCGCCAACCTGGCAGGCCCCCGGGTCAGAAAACACATTTCATTGTGA
- a CDS encoding OsmC family protein: protein MEISGKKIGKLAFEINQDAYTYTLDAPESVGGEGKGPSPKGLLLSSLIGCTGIDVAMILGKMRVEIQDLKITAQTELTDEQPSVFKEITLSYRITGDEKDIKKIKRAVSMSMETYCGVSAMLEKHSPIIHNIYLNGREV from the coding sequence ATGGAGATATCAGGTAAAAAAATCGGGAAACTGGCCTTTGAGATTAATCAGGACGCTTACACCTACACCCTGGATGCCCCTGAAAGCGTCGGCGGAGAAGGCAAAGGGCCATCCCCCAAGGGCCTTCTTCTAAGCAGCCTGATCGGATGCACCGGCATTGATGTGGCCATGATCCTGGGTAAAATGCGGGTGGAGATTCAGGATCTTAAAATCACGGCACAAACCGAACTGACAGACGAACAGCCGTCGGTATTTAAAGAAATCACGCTCTCGTATCGCATCACCGGCGATGAAAAAGACATAAAAAAAATCAAACGGGCCGTATCCATGTCCATGGAAACCTACTGCGGAGTATCTGCCATGCTCGAAAAGCACAGCCCCATTATCCATAATATCTATCTGAATGGTCGAGAGGTTTAG
- a CDS encoding polysaccharide deacetylase family protein: protein MKIPVKKTWSIAEKTGIAAFILAGVLFVLWGPVWSILPLAGFVGLCLAAPCATRFGFFLPVVCRGNRKKACVSLSFDDGPDRVTTPLVLDLLQSYQVSATFFVTGKNARRHPDLIARILAQGHTIGNHTYSHDPLIMLKSSRQLKAEIVQTQDVLGTHGIRPLVFRPPAGIANPKLGPVLRELGMTAVNFSCRAMDAGNRNVSGMASKILGRVRPGDIILLHDLTPRFETPDNQFTRLFLSELESVLDGLESRKLSVVPLSELIGQPVMDVVETGEASI from the coding sequence TTGAAAATACCTGTAAAAAAAACATGGAGCATCGCAGAGAAAACGGGCATTGCTGCGTTTATCCTGGCGGGTGTCTTGTTTGTCCTTTGGGGGCCTGTGTGGAGTATTTTGCCCCTGGCAGGATTTGTTGGGCTCTGCCTGGCGGCGCCTTGTGCAACGCGGTTCGGTTTTTTTTTGCCCGTCGTCTGCCGGGGCAATCGTAAAAAGGCGTGTGTCTCTCTCTCCTTTGACGATGGGCCGGACAGGGTCACCACCCCGTTGGTCCTGGATCTCCTTCAATCTTACCAGGTGTCGGCCACATTTTTTGTCACAGGAAAAAATGCCCGGCGTCATCCGGACCTTATTGCCCGGATTCTGGCCCAGGGCCACACCATCGGAAACCATACCTATTCCCATGACCCTTTGATCATGCTCAAATCAAGCCGGCAGCTCAAAGCGGAGATTGTCCAAACCCAAGATGTTCTTGGAACCCACGGCATCCGGCCGCTGGTTTTCCGGCCACCTGCAGGCATTGCCAACCCCAAACTGGGACCTGTTCTCCGGGAACTTGGGATGACTGCCGTCAATTTTTCCTGCCGGGCCATGGACGCAGGAAACCGCAACGTATCCGGGATGGCGTCAAAAATACTGGGCCGGGTAAGACCCGGTGATATTATTTTGCTGCATGATTTAACCCCCCGGTTCGAAACGCCTGACAACCAGTTCACCCGTCTGTTTTTATCCGAACTTGAATCTGTATTGGACGGGCTTGAATCCCGGAAGCTTTCTGTTGTGCCGTTATCGGAACTGATCGGGCAGCCGGTTATGGACGTGGTGGAGACGGGTGAGGCTTCTATCTGA